TACACATTTCCTAAGCAATGGGTGCAGGGTATGTTCATTGCTTTCTGAAAGGTAGCAGGACCACCAGATAAACCAAATGCCATAACCTTGAACTCATAATGTCCAAAATGGGTTTGAAAAGCTGTTTTGAATTCCTCACCAGCTTTCAACCTTACTTGATGAAAACCAGCAGTGAGGTCCAAGGAAGTAAACCAACTGGCCTGTGACAACTCATCCAGGAACTCATCTATAATAGGAATAGGATATTTGCACTTGACGGTGATAGCATTAAGATACCTGAAGTCCACACAAAATCTCCAGGTCTGATCCTTCTTCTTGACTAACAAAACTAAAGAAGAAAAGGGACTGAGACTATGCTGAATGATACTAGCTTGCAACATCCCAGCAACTTGTTTCTCAATTTCATCCTTAATAGCAGGGGGTACCTATAGAGTCTGAAATTAACTGGAGTAGCACCAGGAACTAAGGGAATAGAATGGTCACAAGCTCTGGTAGGTGGCAGACCAAGAGGAGGTTGAAAAACAGCAGAGAACTCCTCTAAAAGAGCATGTAAGTTAGGGGGCACCTCCAACTGCACAGCCTTGCCATCCACTAAGAGCACAACACATATCTTGACCACTGAGAACTCAGGTATACTGGACTGAATACCCTGCAAAAGTGCAGTAGAACCTTGATACGGTATAAGCAACCACTTTTGTTTCCAATCCACTTTCATGGGACTGAAGGACTCCAACCAGTCCATCCCAACAATCATATCATAGTGTGCCAGTGGCAACACTTTTGCCTCGGAATGGAAAGAACACCCATTAGTAGTCCACTGCAGAGCAGAAAAATAAGAGTCGCAGTGTAGGACTCCCCCATCAGGCACCTTAATAGACATAAGGGGAAGTTAATTGAGAGAGCCCCTGTAACTTCTGAGCCAATTCAGTGCTGACAAATGTGGTAGAGCTACCAGAATCCAACAAGATCAGGACCTTCTGGTTTTGCACAGTACCATGAAACTGAATGGTGTGAGGACAAGAAGTACCTTGAACCGCTGCCACCAATAAGACATAAGCTGATCAGCAGAAACCGAATCATCCGGAGAAGAAGTCCCTTCAgcaggatcatccaattgacaCAAATCCCATAGCTCCTGCAGAACATGCGGGTGAGGTTCTGAACATCGAGGATCCCTGCTCCACTTCTCTACGCATTTCTCACACAACCCACGAGCACGGTGATAAGCACATAGAGCCGACAACTTGTCCTCAAAGGGTCGTGGCCGAAAAGCATCCGCGGCACAATGATCAGCAACATGAGAAGGGGTACCCCCCTTGTCCACCTTGGGCGGCAGAGGTAGGGGCAGTGGCGCCTTGACCGCAGCCCGACCGGAAGAAAAGAACTCGGGCTTACGAAAGTCCTTCATGGGTTCCAGCACCTCCTCCTGCAATTGCGCAAGAACACAAGCAGTATGCAAATCGGAAGGATGCTGAACCATAACTATAGCTCTGATGTCTTCCTTAAGGCCATCGATAAAATGCAAGGCAAAATATAGAGGATCATTGGAAGACTGGTAAGAACGCAATTGGTCCACCAGCTCGGTAAATTTGGCAACATAGTCAGCCACTAAGCCAGTTTGACGAATGTGGAACAATTGGCGAATAAGCAAGGCATGCTCGTCACAGCCAAATCGCTCCAGAACCAGAGAACAAAACTCATCCCAAGACAGACTCCTGAGTCGAGGTTCAATAGACTGCAACCAACGTGCAGCTGCTTCAGAAAAGTGCATCAACAAAATTTTGATCCAATCGGAGGAATCAACATGATAGAGATCAAAATAATCCCGACAATGACTAATCCACAACTTTGGATTCTCACCGACAAACCCTGGAAAGTTAACCTTAGGAACTCTACTATGAGAATGATATGCACTGGACTCAGACTCCACATGAAATTTTCCCCCAGAACCATGCGGCCCAAATTGCGGCAGAGATGAAGAACGCTGCAAATTAGAGTCGCGAGGGATCTGCGTACCCGTGACCGGGAGGTGCGTAAGGGTGAGCACCGACCCAAACACAGGCTCCCAGGAACTTGATGACGAACGGTGCCCATCAGGGTCGTCGCCCGGCTTGCCAGCAAGCGTAGGAGTAGCGCCCGACCCGGGCGTAGGAAGGATGCCCGGAGTAGTGGGAGATGGGAATCGAGCACCACCCGATTCACCGTCTTGCGGAGAGCGCCCACCTCCACGCGCAGATCCTCCATGAAAGACTCAATTCGGGGCTTCCAGTCCCCAAATTCACTTGCGGCGCCTTCCAGGACGCTGAAGCGGTCGCCGAGAGAACGCTCCACCCCGTCGATGCAGTCCTCAACCGAGAGCTTCAGATCAGTGACCGAAGCAGTGAGCGTCTTGAGTTCGTCCATGATGAGCTTCAACTGGGGATCCATGGCACCTCTAGTCTTGCGGAAGCGAGTAAAGTGGTTGTGGGTAATTTGGTGTGGCTCCAGATCAAAGTCTCTGATACTAATATGTTTGCACTACCGGATCCGAGGAGGCTTGGCGATAGAACAGGAAGAACAGAGAAGAAGGAGATGGAGGAGGCAGGTAGAGAGCAGAGGACAGATTCAGAGTTCAGTTTAGTCTTGTGATACAAGTTGATGCCTCTATCTCACGACCGCTACAGGCTATATAGAAGATTACATGGTCGAGGCCAAATGGACGCGTGCAAGCGCCTAAACCCATTCGGACCCATGGtggtttttatattttatattttcgttttttacaaaaatatattttcgatttggaaatttacatgAACATACCTcggccgccctgctgccgggcggccgcgggcggccgggacctggttgcccggcagtggggcggcaggggaatttctgaaaaaaaattcgcGGAGAAAATTGCGCGCAAGTCCCTAGGGACCggtcgccccgcagccgggcggccggccccggcggccctggccgcccggctgcggggcgaccggccgtaatttttgcaatttagctTTTTTCGCGAAAGAATTTCACATATGTGCcctttttgtaattttttgtagAAATAGACCCTGGGGTTGGCGCCGTAATATgtggcgccgagataacacgtcttagcgccacagatcacggcgctgaggtgccacgcacgcacaagcaatctagtgaatcttcgaacttgcctttaatattttcggatCTTTTCAGGAGACTATAatactgtgaaccacacatcaaatataacggtaagaattaagaactaaaaactacatTACACAATGTAAAtcataggaattacatcataatacaacgttaatgaaacacacatcagacatgcaagtggcatggcagaacccgttgcaaatacggtaaacagattctgaactaagctaacatgccttaggtaatttacatgataatacaacattaatgaaacacacatcagacatgcagtggcatggcagaacccgttgcaaatacggtaaacagattctgaactaagctaacatgccttaggtaatttaaaaaaacacaacaaacacaacgatgcagcatgtcactagtactaggtagtcctagtagccgtacccccacgtagcaaactgcattgagccttctccgcagtatccacccattgcaggtggtgcaggcggtggtgccggaggggcagggcccttcttcttgtgacaagggcagttgcggtaaggaatagtgcatggttcatcctgtgaagcggcagcattgctggtatcatcatcttcgtcgtctttgttaccctggctcacttcctcgtaatggttcaccttacattccagatcaaagatctttatctggaggtactcgatgaactcctgaactgaatcaattggtgcaggattgacccacctggtaaaaccacagttttctggagcatctgaagactgcaaaataaatttcatgtaaggtgccTCAataaagataaagaaataaaacaacagAGTATTACCTatgcgtgtgggcatttgaagaaacgccgaccgccatccatcccgtcggtgcacatctgcactaagcagtcctcaccatgtctgcatttttgccacggttctctacggttattgTATTGTCGAAGaagagtttcattggtaaattcactcgtGCTGTTGctgaaactcaaacactggtttcggaaaggaatcaggtccaagaggccacccctcccatattatggggtctcccttccttcccccttttcctttcccaaaaccgtagtaattcttcccgctatacgcacctccagacattgggtatacaatgggCTTTGgtgttcacaaacttcggagtatttataggcgcacaaaggtctgatacccggagtgtggagtgtaaatgcacctgaaaagcctacatgacaacacagtgaagaggctagctgaccgaacactgaaaaggctagattcaattctcgaactgactactcgatgcatctctgtgcatgcagactcacagcactgcatcgctACCGCTCGGTCGATcctgcctagatgccgccttccccactacacgccacagaccttcgctgtagaatgacagttctgtcgtcctcgcccgagagactgctttgaaggtgagctggtgtggttgccgtgttgtcatatctttttgaaatggtgaaagggcactgatattgggctgtcgtcttttgtcacatttgtctgggcaaacaatgcgacatatgggaaacccgtgatcacCGTgatgagcagtggcaacctgtgatctcgtactcgcagctagatacactatggtccctattttgagctatacgagcatgtcacgaagtttactctgtatgcggtagtcgtcatcatcatcggcgggatctcggccgctaaatCCTCCCGctcctaacttgtccttcattaaatcacggaaaaaattcgcaagaacttctcttatttcacgagcattatggaacccacaaacataacaagttcacatcaataatatctatagaaacaaatgacaagtaaactatcACAATCATAAACAACCATAATCCGAACAGTCGAAACAGTCCATAATAACAATAGAGAAACAAGTGCCAACAACTAACCACCTCTACCATTCGACCTCTCTTATgttgtgcgtgtacgtgatATGTAGGGTAGCTATGACGGTCCGGTGGCCTCACGTCTCTGGCAGGATGGCATAACAAAGCCACAGGTGTATGCAAGCTGGGATCATTGTCCTGGGCAGGCGTAGCAAACAACCATGTAAAGTCTTCGAAGGAGGCCGCGTCGTTGTCTTCAGACCACCCTacagatcacaaaaaaaaaatttaagcaaCATTCAATAGGTCAATGCAATTCCGTACAAATTATACTACGTACCCTGTGTttcaggtggtggtggtggtggataggaagaAGCTCCTTCATATCCTCCTGGTGGCGGCATAGGGTGATACAAAGACGGCCCCGCTCTggtgaactgttgtgatcctaagtataaataataacgtatcagccttcgaccataaaacataagtaaataaaattatgcaGCACATATTTACCTAAAGTCTCTCCAGCTGGTGGCATAGAGGTAAACTGGGttccttgaaatggagccccttacGAGGCACCTGGCCCTCCATAGGGCTGAGAACCGGGGTACCCGTACCCTGTGTGGAGTAGTATTTAAATACTGCATATAAACATACGGATCggtaaatatcacaccatacCTTCGTACTGTCGGTGGTATAAGGGAGGCTGCTGCCATGCGGGACCACAAGGAACCGACGTCGACGCTTGCGACGATCCGTAGGAATCCTCGTACTCCGTCCGCGTACCACAGACCTGAAGGATGCCTCGGGCTCTATCACGTTGAGCAGTCCAGGCCTCGAGTTGTGCCGGCATGCTCATCGTAGACCCGCCATGAATCCTCGTTACATTCAGTGAGTAATCTAATTCAAGCAACCTACAGGCCTCGaactgcaacaaaaaaaaacttagtaTAGAAATCTTAAAAGATCGAAAATGCCGTCAACATTTACTaaccgccccagctaatgcctcatccctgtgtcgtgcatagcgatcctgcgaagtcgcaacatgcagctgtggatgcatgtcaaCATACGTCAAACGGCAACGAGTCTTCGGTTCGTACCAGGTCAGGTACGCCTAAAATGAAGGCTCAGTGTGTGGACCGGTATCCTCAGCCAACTGCTCGCCTGCATCATCCCACTCAGCCACCCATGGTTGTAATCTAGTGACCCAcattgtcgagaaaggatgtccAATCCTTGATAAACTGcacgttaaatagaaattagtttcaCATTATTAATACATGGGGACTTATACATTTTTGTTacctatgatcgtggcgctgaacacgatccaacgctgaagacacagggaaagactggcgtcgaccgaactgcctcatgactctatccgggcagtgggcctcaactgcaacgtcgtacaccaaagctgcagtagtcatccataGGCCTGGTCCTGTGTGCACGCCGAAGATATCCCAAACGGTGCACGTGCGGCTATAGCCGAAGGACTGTATGGCTCCCACACAATGTCTTCTGgggtcaatcgatcaaattcGGCAACAAACTTAGGATAAGACTGCCGGGTCTGTAcatgtgcccatgttttctgcaaaaataaaaattatgtgtccataaaaaaggtattgagggaacaatgtatgaccatagtatgcatagaatataaatttttatcgggtccatacctgtcgagagtaccagagagtccccatggtgggtctGTCGTCCTCCGTGTCACCATACATATCCGGCTTGTACGGTGACTGGTCAATCATGGGACGACCGATAGTAATCCTCTCgtaagaccaaagctgtagcataattgggcaccccgttaggacaacattcctatcattctgccgtgatgccttgcggagtccacgatatgtgcatgcatgaaccgctgaaccccaactatataagggtatggcatcttcatctgcatcggcgatctcctgtgcgtagggcagaagcaccctatccacacagtggccgtgtgagttgttgaacatgatgtacccaaacaaccacggcaggtatgcctcgagtgatctagtcacgctgtacttatcagcatcggctgccaacagatctggctgcaatgaagtacgaacattgagaataagaaacacatgaggtatttcaaagccataaaatacatcaacacatcgttttgtacgaaattgtacctgaaactgtaggagccatgacttggaagggcctttcgactgtgggtgctcattgaaatcttcaggatcaatcgtggtggcaacacctgcaaaacATTCCTCAAGATCCTCCAGCCACGTAGAAGGTACCACGCGGGGCCCGACAGCGTCTCCGGTGATAAAAATaccaagcagcatcgcaacgtcctgcagggtcggtgccatctccccacaagggaggtggaacgtgtgtgtctcaggtctccatctgtcaacgagagctgaaagtagagacctgtctagcttcaccaaagcactctcagcaagatGAGCCACAGTGAGAAGACCTGCCTCGCTCAGCCTGCATCATACAGTGCACAAATAttaatacattatataacgaaatgtataacagataaaaatagaaaatagacgacatatgacctgggcacccatcgtgggtctacaggaaccaactctgcaggtggacgtggacgcggACGCAGCTCATTTAGTTCTCGGTTCTGAACCttcgcaaggaaggaccggtgacccgagtctattgttgggtccagcaatacaggagtaaccccggccatacctaccacgtaagatcaaaacaatacaatacaatcacacacatctaaatatttctaatagtttcttatattttctaaataatttctaagattttctaacaatttataataatttctaatattttctaacattttataaattttataatattatcttgcaatttttaagactttctaatacttctctaacaattttctagtactttctAATATTTAATCTAGCAATAATCACTACTaacattaattaattagattgctaatgtattatatcaacgctaatcactacaagtaactacacctaaatgtaccactaatcagtcctaataataattaaactgattgctaatctactgttttaacaaaatagtttctataattttctacaattttctaacattttctacaattttctaacattctctacaattttctaacattttctataattttcaacAATtctctaacattttctacaattttctaatattatcttgcaatttttttgattttctaatacttctctaacaattttctagtattttctaatactaaatctaacactaaatgtactatatcaacgctaatcactataagtaactacacctaaatgtaccattaatcactcctaacaataattgaactgattgctaatctactgtttcaaaaaataattacaacataatctatttataaaatgtagaaaattttagttacctacagtcgccggcttgaaaatccggcagggcttcgccgctttgcctctccctcacccctcctctccctcccttcctctcttttcttttttttggatttttagtgAGGCAAATGATGGGGTGAGGGGCAGCCAACATTTTATATAGGGttggggggccggtcgccccacAGGAGGGCGGAAAGGgcccgccgctcctctgccgggcggcctggaggGCTTGCCGCCCCGAtgccgggcggccggtcctCCAGGGACCTCGGCGCAATTTTTTGTCgattttttttgcagataagcccctgccgcccggctgccgggtaTATTGTAAATTTCGAgtacgaaaatatatttttgtaaaaaacaaaaataaaaaataaaaaaaccgccggACCCATGAACCTTGGTGCTGGGCTTCCTCAGACGGGCCCGACGCAAGGCCCAACTTGTGGTGCTAGAGAATCCAGTGACGATGCCGGGCTGACAAATCCATATATAAATCTATGTAATATAATATTTCTAATGATGAGAGCTAACTACCATTGGGTAGTCTTTGACGTTCCACCGTCAAGACACTTCTTGCCATAGACAAATTCCTCAACTCTACACGTCTCTTGATCTATTAAGGTCTCTTCTATTCTCAATTAAAATATGTCTACTTTTAATATATTGTTTTAGTTGTATAAAATATAGCATAGAAAATACCTATCCAAGCACACCTTTATAGCATTGGGTCTATAACGTTAGGCGTTATAGTATGATAATATGTATATGGTGTTAGATCGTAGCAACGCATAGACATATTTGCTAGTTTTTGTAAAGAGAGGACCGTTTTTGCGATATGTTGACTGGTCCGTCATGTGTCATTCACAGGTGGACCCACTTCGAAATTCTATCAAGTGTCCGTCTACGCTTTATGTCTTGTCTTCCATCTTCGTTTCTCTGTCCGTTGGACAGGAAGATACCGCTACCAACACGGCTGCTGCAAATCAGCCAGGCACAATGCCTCTGCTGTACCTGCGTACAAGCTCAATACTCATAGATGTCATGCCTATGCAGTAGACATAACCTTTTCTTTTAGCAAAACAATTATAGTGTTTGATGTATTTCTTTCCATTATATTCAAATTTCAGAAATCTTGTGATCTTCACTATCTTTGATCCGTAGAATGATCTTTTATGTCATCTGGATGACATCACTCTTGCACAATAATTCCTAATTCCTTACTTCCTAATTCTAAAAATGTGCCGTAAGTCCCCATATCCCAAACCTTTATATGCTAATATTTTTCACCCTTTAACTACATTTTTTAGCAATTACGCGCTCATGTCGTACCATAGTAAGGTGGTCTACCTTATTGTTGTGTTGATAAGATTATTGGTGTATTGTTTTTAATTTATTATGTTTGTTTGCTTGTATATTTGGTATGGACGCTTGTGGTTGATTGCCTTGGTTCTGTTTGTATTCGCTTATAATCGACTTATCAGTCGGAATAAGCGAGAACCCCACACAAACGCTTCGATTATTTCTCGCTCATCCGACAAGCAGCTTACCTGAGAATTGGGAAAACAACGGGAAGAGCGATTTCCTCCAACGCGGGCTCGAGGCCGCGAATCAGAGAATCGAGAGGCGTTTTCCTCCCTTGCCCCACCTCTCCAcatctgcgccgccgcacctgcCGTCCCCACGCCTCTCGCGCACCTCCGTGCCGCCGGATTCGCAACGCCCCCACCCCTGCcctctcccggcggcggcgcagaggcacggcagcggcgggccCCGGAGGCGCCACTGCGTGGAGGCAGGGGCGAGCGGTAGACGCGCGGAGGCGCGGCGACGATGGGTGCGAGCGGCGGGGCCACAGAGGCGTGGGCGTGCGCGCCAGACGCACGAAGCCATGTGTGAGCGGTGAGCATTGGGAAGGAGAACGGGTAAGAAAAATGAGAGTAAAGAAGAACGgataagaagaaagaatgagagagatgaaagaaaaataataagtAGGAAAAAGatagaaagaaaagagaaagtaagaaaaagtctttttttttgtttttaatataattATGTAGTCTTATTTTGCTATTAATATAATTATGTAGTCAAGATactcaaaaaaatataaaaattattgAATTCTGCTCgtgttcagaaaaaaaaagagatatcaTCAGCCTCAAGGGCATTTCAGACATTTTACAACTCAACTCAGAGAATCGAACTAAAATAATCAGGATTGCCAAACACCCAATTTATCCAGACAGCCGATTCTCCAGGCAGCTGGCTTATCTCAGAATCCTGATTTTCAGAAAAACGAAATCCAGAAAAACGGAAACAAACAGAGCCTTGGTTAGACTAAGCAGTACGTGAACCTTAAGAACAAGAAGAATTTGAGGACTCTATTAAGCAGATATTCTTCGGTGAAAGACTTCGAAACCTCCTGCTTCCCATAGCCCTCATGTAAAGTCATCAATTGTATGTTCAGGTGCATTGAGAATAACATACACTTTCTTGATGGTATTTATATATAAAATTGCAGCAGACACTATCAAAATAGTACTTATCTAATATTAAATTTTGAATATTGATCAATTTTTCTCTCCCGCTACAACGCATGGGGATGTTTGCTAGTATACATAAATTATGTTTTGGTTACAATTTTTTCTTCCCACATGAGTTATATATTAAActttttatagaaaaaattatatataaaccattttcttttctgaTAACTTTTGTGTACAAAATTTCTTTTATATAATGTTATACATATAAATTTTCTTATTTTCACAAATTGTGCTTTTCTTTTGCATAAGTTATATCAGAAAATAATTTTTAGTATTGTATTAAACAATTGAATGATAAATGTTATATTACAACTTATATACACATGTACAAGCTACGTCAACCATATTTTTAAGGTTTTGGTTAAATGACGTTGAACTAACTTTTAGCATGAATACCCCAATGGTCGTGATGTTTTTTGATATCAAAGAGAAAAACCAGTTTTTTTATATCAAAGGAAAAACTAAGCGCCGGAAAGAGAACCGGAAAACAGCATGCAAGGGAATGAGttggaaaaaaatatttccTAAAATGGCAATTGTCCGCCGGTCGGAAATCGAGTGTTGGCAGAGCTGCTAAGGTGCGCTCACGGATTAGGAAACCTCTTACTTTCCATCGGAATAACACCTTCCGATGCAATCTACGGGAACCATTGTCATATCCTGATTTGTTGGGGTTGGAACGTGCGACCAAAGATGCCACAAAAGATGAAGGAGAGTGCCGAGAAGATTCAATTGGCTGAGAGGACAGCATCCTTTCTTCGGGCCTTACCTGCCGATGTTCTAATAAGAATTCCAGCTCGGCCCGAAAAAAGGGGGGATTTATTTATCGCGTGCGCTAGCCGCAACCAATGCATCACAGAAGAGGAAGCATCGTCACTGCAGGTGGGCCCGCGATACTGTTCATCTTCCACCTCAAGCACCAGCACCGTCTTTTCTTCTCCGGCGAGATCCAGTggccggagacggaggccgaGGCGGCCGGAGCGGAGGCGCAGACGGAAGgggaggcggccggaggcggaggcggaggcgaaggTGAGCGGAGATGGAGGCGCAGAGGCGCTGGTATGTGCGATTGAATCGACCAAAATCGCTTAAAGCGATAAATAGATCCCCCGAAAAAGTGCTGGCAACAACATAAAACAGTCCATATATATAGCTGCTGCACCTGCCCCGTCCCAACAAGTTACACGAAGTGGAAGGACCAAGGGCGAAGCGAAAGAGGGCATTTCCATTCCGAAAGGGCAGCAGTGCTGTTCGGCGCCATGCGCGCTACCAGGAGCCGACGCGTCGCAAAAGCCGCGCTAGCCAAGGAAGCGTGAAGGCCAGAACAGGAAGCGTGAGGAGCTGATGCCGGAAATATTAGCAGTAGCTCGAGAGGACAGGCCAAGTAAAACGATACAGATTCAAACAAAAAATATGAATATTTTCTCAACCAAACACTCAAATTAGAAACctactattttactattatatttTTCGTTCAAAATAAGACCAGACTTGATATGTTTAGTTGGAACAATCTAATTGTGAAGGTGGAACATTCGATTATGAAGCCGGAACAATTGTTCTATATTAACAAAAAATTGTTCCAGcttcaaaaaatatatttaatttgaATGTTTGGTACGCAACCGACAACTGTTTTTAATGTGCATTTGCACAAAATCTCGTGTAACGTGTCAGTGCTGCTTGTGCTAGTTACCGGAAATACTGGAGGTCGCGCGCGCCAGTGGGAGTGCTTCCATCGCAGTAGGCTGACGCATGGCGTGGGCGTGCTTTTTTCTAGCCCATGATGGCTGTGTGGCCTATATAGGCTGGCAGCTCCGTATGGATTATGCAAACAATGCTCTTCAACAAAAGATTAGGCaaacaatgattgaaaaaagtTTGTAATTTGTAATCAAAGGCCTAATAAAATTCTGATTGTACTGTGTTTGTTACAACATGATCTTCAAAACTAGATCACACATTACTATGTTTTGTTAATCGTTTTCTTGAAACATTTTTTTATAATATAGAACAATTTATTTTGAAAGAAGAACAATTGTTCTATCTTCTCAAGAAAATTGTTACAATATAAAAATTATccagaaatatttttttataagtaCGGAACAATTTATTTTTGAAAGAAGAACAATTGTTTAGCCTTCTCAATAAaattgttctagtgtaaaagcTATCCAAATATATTAAGTACTATCTTATTTTGAAGACCTTATAAGGGACACGATGATGTGATTGGATTTTTATTTTAATATTTGTACTAAAAGATATTGCTTTTTGTATGTTGCAATTTgaacttttctattttttgggccCCGTGCCAAGCCATATTAATTTCTCTTTCTACCTGCGATAGGATTACTGCCACCCACTCGAGCTACTGCTAATATTTCCGGCATCAGCTTACCCTGTCCTCTCTCTCTTGTGGTCG
This portion of the Panicum virgatum strain AP13 chromosome 2N, P.virgatum_v5, whole genome shotgun sequence genome encodes:
- the LOC120660192 gene encoding uncharacterized protein LOC120660192, translated to MDPQLKLIMDELKTLTASVTDLKLSVEDCIDGVERSLGDRFSVLEGAASEFGDWKPRIESFMEDLRVEVGALRKTVNRVVLDSHLPLLRASFLRPGRALLLRLLASRATTLMGTVRHQVPGSLCLGRCSPLRTSRSREEVLEPMKDFRKPEFFSSGRAAVKAPLPLPLPPKVDKGGTPSHVADHCAADAFRPRPFEDKLSALCAYHRARGLCEKCVEKWSRDPRCSEPHPHVLQELWDLCQLDDPAEGTSSPDDSVSADQLMSYWWQRFKVPDGGVLHCDSYFSALQWTTNGCSFHSEAKVLPLAHYDMIVGMDWLESFSPMKVDWKQKWLLIPYQGSTALLQGIQSSIPEFSVVKICVVLLVDGKAVQLEVPPNLHALLEEFSAVFQPPLGLPPTRACDHSIPLVPGATPVNFRLYRYPLLLRMKLRNKLLGCCKLVSFSIVSVPFLL
- the LOC120658790 gene encoding uncharacterized protein LOC120658790 isoform X1, whose amino-acid sequence is MHPQLHVATSQDRYARHRDEALAGAFEACRLLELDYSLNVTRIHGGSTMSMPAQLEAWTAQRDRARGILQVCGTRTEYEDSYGSSQASTSVPCGPAWQQPPLYHRQYEGSQQFTRAGPSLYHPMPPPGGYEGASSYPPPPPPETQGWSEDNDAASFEDFTWLFATPAQDNDPSLHTPVALLCHPARDVRPPDRHSYPTYHVHAQHKRGRMVEVVSCWHLFLYCYYGLFRLFGLWLFMIVIVYLSFVSIDIIDVNLLCLWVP
- the LOC120658790 gene encoding uncharacterized protein LOC120658790 isoform X2, encoding MHPQLHVATSQDRYARHRDEALAGAFEACRLLELDYSLNVTRIHGGSTMSMPAQLEAWTAQRDRARGILQVCGTRTEYEDSYGSSQASTSVPCGPAWQQPPLYHRQYEGYGYPGSQPYGGPGAS